In Hermetia illucens chromosome 1, iHerIll2.2.curated.20191125, whole genome shotgun sequence, one genomic interval encodes:
- the LOC119650667 gene encoding uncharacterized protein LOC119650667, producing the protein MRRMPTLLQSPLRRVVVAFLVAYLAAPSYTAELWCVENDYKVRSEEIISDFMCRTDTNETIIQQCNRYNPPFSNCSHQSFKHSLERIKQFFNDDDYFNIKVSAPGPWDERFCYGSDRIFFKLNEKKQRFIINYIIDKHNSTEFWLPARSQNYNPAQWRIPGELWGEPVKVDYEELSPYDCVSVNVTMDLNPMVVMRNCSDNLPMLCVSRENPLIQAPCEVGSVALRIVPNQCYRIVRYRPHHLVENPDFSELLKNQAALYLASYSEMESNEMCLVHFNSSSNTAITLNNQGGLGTVNGLPRNLTCMIEMYSIPKLEEVEMYLSFEPSVESLILTVYNRRGIWCDQSQPDDKRDDRENSECGIRCFTNADYEQLQPVKIKQLVWEDSKKSIYELKLYGDGPGYYWCEAHSIFDFELISSPKIIAAKKQKGHYFAFFFNLPCKFVRCDRINANMKTYGKTIRMLLNNIRNTHGNVGNFKDLDIHNVRVMSIESLEPGVHLTVLCHAAVSLKGSSVDNSSEEDDSEYIEGVKDDFDRDVQVRAHMRRLLSNMLAISPYGVTNVVNSTNYCFSETSASINRTWQPAEIGSSTTTYKLCLLRNGLPVFRKCIGDFLYGATWEPLDPRFKCATRITQQIITRDLYEIDRKKFAESQPTVALTSVETLVNTTQKFIPADLFYLGRIMQSVAKTIESRVERETSNKTEPTTQLNAVNDTESIIRIYNSLMDVDRRVFKPAIKLNSTNILLDAFEKIFNTLSTRNDTIYSNDTHSSNHPEMGVIVYRSPKLITYIIDPSVSNYSGVALYTNDKSHDFRESKTRLLFANTSEYDLLDEDDLEIATFVPQSLLNRLDEIPAKINQTLLLDRPPLRIVLKIYYNDKLFQEDRDIVDNLVFSKIISVSIPGYNPALPEILPLFLKMFKTKSNVSSDSCRYWNYSTWADDGLEFLAKSSTDNDVVLCGCSHLTPFAYLVGGSYNLSVTADHVIITELHKEALDMITILGCSLSLVGITGIVITAIIFDKWREKPTSKVVLNFSIAIAFQMILFCFVNTELLTVHLLENQIFSSCIILGACLHYSVLVQFSWMLIIAYLQFKRYVQVLGNTRPPRFFIKAFILGWCIPIVPVAAVLIIDMHSYIPIDNRDESQICYPSGQALYFGVILPIAAIIIANLIIFLLVLYNIVRGPKEKIRSVDRSSALSQIRLSILLFFLLGFTWIFGLLAAAKISLVFSYLFCLTATLQGFVMFIYFIILDPVTRSMWSTFIKGLCCGQNNK; encoded by the exons ATGCGGCGGATGCCTACCTTGTTACAATCACCACTTCGGAGAGTGGTGGTTGCATTTTTAGTTGCATATCTAGCTGCACCTTCGTACACAGCAGAACTG TGGTGTGTCGAAAATGACTACAAAGTAAGGTCAGAGGAAATAATTAGCGATTTCATGTGCCGAACAGACACGAATGAAACGATTATCCAGCAGTGCAACAGATACAACCCACCTTTTTCAAATTGTAGTCATCAGTCTTTCAAACACTCACTGGAGCGAATCAAACAGTTTTTCAACGATGACGACTATTTCAACATAAAGGTTTCGGCACCTGGTCCATGGGATGAGAGATTTTGCTACGGATCTGacaggatttttttcaaattgaacgAAAAGAAGCAGCGATTTATAATAAACTACATAATAGATAAGCACAACAGTACCGAGTTTTGGCTGCCGGCACGTTCGCAAAATTACAACCCAGCCCAATGGAGGATACCTGGTGAGCTATGGGGTGAGCCCGTTAAAGTGGATTATGAGGAATTGTCCCCTTACGACTGTGTCAGTGTGAATGTTACAATGGATTTAAATCCTATGGTCGTTATGCGAAATTGTAGTGATAACTTGCCAATGTTATGTGTTTCCCGTGAAAACCCTTTGATACAAGCTCCATGTGAAGTAGGCTCAGTTGCTTTAAGGATTGTACCGAATCAGTGCTACCGCATAGTGCGATATAGACCACATCATCTTGTGGAAAATCCAGACTTCTCTGAATTGTTGAAAAACCAAGCCGCACTATATTTAGCCTCGTATTCTGAAATGGAAAGCAACGAAATGTGTTTAGTTCATTTTAACAGTTCCTCGAATACCGCGATTACCCTCAATAACCAAGGCGGTCTCGGTACAGTAAATGGACTCCCACGAAATTTGACGTGCATGATAGAAATGTATAGCATTCCGAAATTGGAAGAGGTTGAGATGTATCTATCATTTGAACCTTCTGTAGAATCATTGATTCTAACCGTGTATAACCGTCGAGGTATTTGGTGTGATCAAAGCCAGCCTGATGATAAGCGAGACGATCGCGAAAACAGTGAGTGCGGGATTCGATGTTTTACCAATGCAGATTATGAACAGCTGCAGCCAGTGAAGATCAAACAGCTCGTGTGGGAAGACAGTAAAAAGTCAATTTATGAACTAAAGCTTTACGGGGATGGTCCAGGATATTATTGGTGTGAAGCGCACAGTATTTTCGATTTCGAATTGATATCATCTCCAAAAATTATCGCTGCGAAAAAGCAAAAGGGACAttatttcgccttctttttcaatCTTCCATGCAAATTCGTACGTTGTGATAGGATCAACGCGAACATGAAAACTTACGGGAAAACAATTCGCATGTTGCTTAATAACATAAGAAATACCCATGGAAATGTGGGAAATTTCAAGGACCTTGATATTCACAATGTGCGCGTCATGTCCATTGAATCTCTCGAACCAGGAGTTCACCTGACAGTATTATGCCACGCAGCCGTTTCCTTGAAAGGTTCATCCGTCGACAATAGCTCCGAGGAGGATGATTCAGAATATATTGAAGGAGTGAAAGACGACTTCGATCGAGATGTGCAAGTGCGTGCCCATATGAGACGTTTGTTGAGCAATATGCTTGCTATTTCCCCATACGGAGTAACCAATGTCGTGAATAGTACCAATTATTGCTTTTCCGAAACTTCAGCGTCGATTAATCGAACTTGGCAGCCTGCAGAAATAGGGTCCTCCACTACAACTTATAAGCTCTGTCTACTTCGCAACGGACTACCAGTATTTAGGAAATGTATCGGAGACTTCCTCTATGGAGCTACTTGGGAGCCACTTGATCCTCGCTTTAAATGTGCCACGCGAATTACTCAACAGATCATAACTAGAGATCTTTACGAAATCGACCGTAAAAAATTCGCTGAAAGTCAACCGACTGTAGCGCTAACGAGTGTTGAAACTCTGGTGAATACGACTCAGAAATTTATACCTGCTGATTTATTCTATCTCGGTAGAATCATGCAATCTGTAGCGAAAACTATTGAGAGTAGGGTGGAACGAGAAACAAGCAATAAGACCGAACCGACAACCCAACTGAACGCCGTCAATGACACTGAGAGTATAATACGAATATACAACAGCCTAATGGATGTCGATCGACGAGTTTTCAAACCGGCCATCAAACTAAACTCCACAAACATTCTCTTGGATGCCTTTGAAAAGATTTTCAATACCCTTTCCACAAGAAATGATACCATTTACTCTAACGACACGCATTCTTCAAACCACCCCGAAATGGGGGTGATAGTTTACAGATCTCCGAAACTCATTACATATATAATTGACCCAAGTGTGAGTAATTATTCGGGGGTAGCTCTATACACCAACGACAAAAGCCACGATTTTCGGGAGAGTAAAACACGCTTGCTTTTCGCCAATACATCGGAATACGACCTCCTAGATGAAGATGATTTAGAAATAGCCACATTTGTTCCGCAAAGCCTATTAAACAGACTAGACGAGATCCCTGCGAAAATCAACCAAACCCTTCTCTTGGATAGACCGCCGCTCAgaattgttttgaaaatttactacaacGACAAACTATTTCAAGAAGATCGGGATATAGTCGACAACCTAGTGTTTAGTAAAATTATCAGTGTCTCTATTCCAGGATATAATCCGGCTTTACCTGAAATCCTTCCCCTTTTCTTGAAAATGTTCAAAACCAAAAGCAACGTATCCTCAGATAGTTGCCGATATTGGAACTACTCCACTTGGGCCGATGATGGGTTAGAATTTCTAGCCAAGTCTAGCACGGATAACGACGTTGTACTGTGCGGCTGTTCACACTTAACTCCCTTTGCCTATCTAGTCGGTGGTTCGTATAATCTCTCAGTTACAGCTGATCATGTAATAATTACAGAACTTCACAAAGAAGCTCTCGACATGATTACAATCCTAGGGTGCTCGCTGTCCCTTGTAGGCATCACTGGAATTGTTATAACCGCAATAATTTTCGACAAATGGCGTGAAAAGCCGACCTCAAAGGTGGTCTTGAATTTCTCGATAGCAATCGCATTCCAAATGATTCTTTTCTGTTTTGTGAACACCGAATTACTCACAGTGCATCTTTTAGAAAATCAAATATTCTCCAGCTGCATTATCTTGGGTGCATGCTTGCATTATTCAGTCCTAGTTCAGTTTTCATGGATGCTTATAATAGCGTATTTGCAATTCAAGAGGTATGTGCAAGTCTTGGGGAACACCCGCCCTCCTCGTTTCTTCATCAAAGCTTTTATTCTAGGTTGGTGCATACCAATCGTCCCTGTTGCAGCTGTACTCATCATCGATATGCACTCGTACATTCCCATCGACAATCGGGACGAATCTCAGATTTGCTATCCATCAGGGCAAGCTCTTTACTTCGGAGTCATCCTGCCAATAGCAGCTATTATAATCGcaaatttaattatatttttgctGGTTCTCTACAACATTGTTCGTGGTCCCAAGGAGAAAATCCGCTCAGTCGATCGAAGTTCTGCCTTGTCACAGATCCGATTGTCAATTCTACTATTCTTCCTTCTCGGCTTCACTTGGATATTTGGGCTTTTAGCTGCGGCTAAGATAAGTTTGGTGTTCTCATATCTTTTCTGTTTGACTGCTACCCTGCAAGGATTTGTCATGTTCATATACTTTATCATATTAGATCCTGTTACGAGGAGTATGTGGTCGACTTTCATTAAAGGATTGTGTTGTggtcaaaataataaataa